The Calonectris borealis chromosome 28, bCalBor7.hap1.2, whole genome shotgun sequence genome segment gaatttttttctcttgcctctTTCTGCAGATCTTATACTTCCATTGTGATAAACACGCATCTCTTCTGCCTTGGGTGCTGCATTTCCCCTCGAATCTGAGCTTGCACCTTTATCCTCAAGATTCTTGCTGATTAAAGAATTACTCTCTGATGTTTTTCACAGCTAATGGCTCTGGTGCTTTAGCCAGGGAATAAAGACAGGGTGACTTGAAACCTACAGTAGGTTTCATGTTGCGTGGCAGAGCACTGGACCAACTGGACTAATTCTTTCCAAAGAGATTAATTCAACACTTAAATCTTTAGTGGTTTTTAACTAGGTGGTACTTAGGGTAAGCGTTACAAAGCAGAAATTTACCTTAAGAATTTTGTTTAGAATGATACCTGTTTGTaaaacaacttttctttctttataggaAACGAGACTTGGGAGGCTTATCAATGAGGTGAGGAAGAAGACATCCAATGAGGAACTTGCCAAACGTGCCAAGAAATTGTTGCGGAATTGGCAAAAGTTGATAGAACCTGTAACCCAGAATGAAGCAGTGCCAAGAGGGTTGCCGAATCCACCTGGATCAGCAAATGGTGGTGCTCACAACTGCAAACCAGATGCGCAACTTCCTGCTGTGGCTGGATCAAAGCCAATCAGCGAATTGAAAAGCAGGAACGATATACAGAAGCTAAATTCTCCAAAAACAGAGAAATTGGGAAATCGGAAAAGGAAAGGTGAACACAGGGATGGGCATCAGGgccctcctcccccaaaagtCTCCAAAGCTAGTCATGAAGTATTACAAAACTCTTCACCCCCTCCAACAAATGGAATTGGAGGTAGTCCTGAAAATTTTCCTAGTCCTGTAGATGTAAATCTACATGCAGGGCCTGAAAGCAGCAGGACAGAACTCAGTGAAAATGATAAACACAATAAGATCCCAGTAAATGCTGTAAAACCTCACACCAGTTCTCCAGGACTTGTAAAACCTTCAAGCACTTCCTCGTTATTAAAGactgcagtgcttcagcagcATGATAAATCGGAAGAAACCACAGGACCGCACCAACCTAAGAGTCCTCGCTGTTCCTCGTTTAGCCCTAGAAATGTTAGGCATGATACTTTTGCTCGGCAGCATACTACGTACTCACCAAAGGATTCAATGCCTAGTCCATCTCAAAGGTCTCAGTTCTTAGACACTGCACAGGTGCCATCACCGCCACCGTCTTTGATGCAACCATCAACACCTCCAATGCCAGCAAAAAGACTGGAGTTCTCTCAGCAATCAGTAACTGAGGTATCTCAGcactggcaggagcagcaggtaCCTTCTGAAAGCCAGCACAGGCACACAGCAGGGACACTTCAACAGCACACATCTCCCAGCTGCAAAACCAGCTCTCACCCTGGGGAATCTCTCACGCCACACATGGGCTTTTCACAGGACACTTCAAAAATGGACAGTGATGATGCTGCTTCAGGTTCCGatagcaaaaagaagaaaaggtaccGACCCAGAGACTATACAGTCAACCTGGATGGGCACGTGACAGAAGGGGGTGTGAAACCTGTGagattaaaagagagaaaactcactTTTGATCCCATGACAGGACAGATAAAACCTTTAACACAGAAAGATCCTTTGCAGGTAGAAATCCCTGCACTTACTGAACAGCAcaggacagaaacagaaaagcaggaacaAAAACCCAACCTGCAAAGCCCTTTTGAACAAACGAACTGGAAAGAATTGTCCAGAAATGAAATCATTCAGTCATATTTAAACAGACAGAGTAGCTTGCTGTCTTCATCAGGAGTACAGACTCCAGGAGCTCACTACTTCATGTCTGAATATTTAAAGCAGGAGGAAAGCACTAGAAAAGAGGCTAGAAAGACTCATGTTCTAGCTCCTAACAGCAAACCTACAGACTTGCCTGGGGTCACAAGAGAGGTCACAAGTGATGACCTCAACAGAATACGTGAACATAACTGGCCAGGCGTGAACGGTTGTTATGACACACAGGGTAACTGGTATGATTGGACACAGTGCATATCTTTAGATCCACATGGGGATGATGGTAGATTGAACATCCTGCCTTACGTCTGCCTAGACTGAGCACAGTTTtgctaaaaatgcttttacatctGCAGTTAGCAAAAATGGCAGACACTATGCCACTTAAAGACGGAGAAAGCCTCCTGTCCTGGACAAACAGGCCCAACGAGCAGAGGGTGTGAGGGAGCTGGTTCTTTACAGCTCTTTCCTTTAAATTCTCCTTTTGTGAAATGCTGCTACCAGTTTACTAACAATTGCAAAGGAAGGCATACGAAGGTTGATAAGTCGAGTTCAAAACTCTATAGCGAGCCAGCTATAAAAAAGTGTTAGTCCCCAAGAAGTGAAGAGGATTTCCAGCACTTTCTGAATGCCGGAATCTTATTACAGGCAGGTACAGAGAAAATTGTGGAAGTTACCGTAACAAAATATGCATCTATTTATTTGACttgatttgggtttttatttGGCAGTGAGATATTCGAGAGACAATGTGCAAAAACTGTAGTTTTATTTGTATCACATCTCTGAACATGATTGCGTTTTTTAAAGTCATGTGGTACGGAGATTGGGTTTTAAACAGCAGGTGTTGCACTGCAGGCTGGGAGACCAGCTTCAGCTCAACATTCCATAGGCATCCACATATTTTAGTCTGGTTTCAGTTTAAATCCAGTCTCTGAGAAATGCTGCAAAAACTAGATGTTTAACGATATTTTTgatcccaccaccaccagccaaatatttttcctccttttcccttcctgcaaacttctaggaaaaaaaaaaaagaaaaatcatcttttctaGAATCTAAATGTAATGAGGGTGCTACAAGTTTGTAACTGTACTGTGAGAGGGAAAAAGGAAGCCTGTTTGTATGCTGGAAATATACTTGTTACCATTCCTTTAGATATTGTTTGCCTTATGGATATCCATCATAAACGCAATTTGCAAAAACAAAGAGCCTTAGTGAATGTACAGTAACTAGACTTCTGTGTTCTTGGGATGCAGAAGGGAGCAACTTTGCTATTTGGTCCTTTAAGTGGACACATTGTGAT includes the following:
- the MED26 gene encoding mediator of RNA polymerase II transcription subunit 26 isoform X3 — its product is MTAAPAPSPQQIRDRLLQAIDPQSNIHNMVAVLEVISSLEKYPITKEALEETRLGRLINEVRKKTSNEELAKRAKKLLRNWQKLIEPVTQNEAVPRGLPNPPGSANGGAHNCKPDAQLPAVAGSKPISELKSRNDIQKLNSPKTEKLGNRKRKGEHRDGHQGPPPPKVSKASHEVLQNSSPPPTNGIGGSPENFPSPVDVNLHAGPESSRTELSENDKHNKIPVNAVKPHTSSPGLVKPSSTSSLLKTAVLQQHDKSEETTGPHQPKSPRCSSFSPRNVRHDTFARQHTTYSPKDSMPSPSQRSQFLDTAQVPSPPPSLMQPSTPPMPAKRLEFSQQSVTEVSQHWQEQQVPSESQHRHTAGTLQQHTSPSCKTSSHPGESLTPHMGFSQDTSKMDSDDAASGSDSKKKKRYRPRDYTVNLDGHVTEGGVKPVRLKERKLTFDPMTGQIKPLTQKDPLQVEIPALTEQHRTETEKQEQKPNLQSPFEQTNWKELSRNEIIQSYLNRQSSLLSSSGVQTPGAHYFMSEYLKQEESTRKEARKTHVLAPNSKPTDLPGVTREVTSDDLNRIREHNWPGVNGCYDTQGNWYDWTQCISLDPHGDDGRLNILPYVCLD
- the MED26 gene encoding mediator of RNA polymerase II transcription subunit 26 isoform X4, which codes for MVAVLEVISSLEKYPITKEALEETRLGRLINEVRKKTSNEELAKRAKKLLRNWQKLIEPVTQNEAVPRGLPNPPGSANGGAHNCKPDAQLPAVAGSKPISELKSRNDIQKLNSPKTEKLGNRKRKGEHRDGHQGPPPPKVSKASHEVLQNSSPPPTNGIGGSPENFPSPVDVNLHAGPESSRTELSENDKHNKIPVNAVKPHTSSPGLVKPSSTSSLLKTAVLQQHDKSEETTGPHQPKSPRCSSFSPRNVRHDTFARQHTTYSPKDSMPSPSQRSQFLDTAQVPSPPPSLMQPSTPPMPAKRLEFSQQSVTEVSQHWQEQQVPSESQHRHTAGTLQQHTSPSCKTSSHPGESLTPHMGFSQDTSKMDSDDAASGSDSKKKKRYRPRDYTVNLDGHVTEGGVKPVRLKERKLTFDPMTGQIKPLTQKDPLQVEIPALTEQHRTETEKQEQKPNLQSPFEQTNWKELSRNEIIQSYLNRQSSLLSSSGVQTPGAHYFMSEYLKQEESTRKEARKTHVLAPNSKPTDLPGVTREVTSDDLNRIREHNWPGVNGCYDTQGNWYDWTQCISLDPHGDDGRLNILPYVCLD
- the MED26 gene encoding mediator of RNA polymerase II transcription subunit 26 isoform X1; translation: MMWPHLRTWSLKKYLRTVLFWKRAQVLGCRGIHNMVAVLEVISSLEKYPITKEALEETRLGRLINEVRKKTSNEELAKRAKKLLRNWQKLIEPVTQNEAVPRGLPNPPGSANGGAHNCKPDAQLPAVAGSKPISELKSRNDIQKLNSPKTEKLGNRKRKGEHRDGHQGPPPPKVSKASHEVLQNSSPPPTNGIGGSPENFPSPVDVNLHAGPESSRTELSENDKHNKIPVNAVKPHTSSPGLVKPSSTSSLLKTAVLQQHDKSEETTGPHQPKSPRCSSFSPRNVRHDTFARQHTTYSPKDSMPSPSQRSQFLDTAQVPSPPPSLMQPSTPPMPAKRLEFSQQSVTEVSQHWQEQQVPSESQHRHTAGTLQQHTSPSCKTSSHPGESLTPHMGFSQDTSKMDSDDAASGSDSKKKKRYRPRDYTVNLDGHVTEGGVKPVRLKERKLTFDPMTGQIKPLTQKDPLQVEIPALTEQHRTETEKQEQKPNLQSPFEQTNWKELSRNEIIQSYLNRQSSLLSSSGVQTPGAHYFMSEYLKQEESTRKEARKTHVLAPNSKPTDLPGVTREVTSDDLNRIREHNWPGVNGCYDTQGNWYDWTQCISLDPHGDDGRLNILPYVCLD
- the MED26 gene encoding mediator of RNA polymerase II transcription subunit 26 isoform X2, translating into MEEKKMQEVKFQMYLQRWTACSWCAYGIHNMVAVLEVISSLEKYPITKEALEETRLGRLINEVRKKTSNEELAKRAKKLLRNWQKLIEPVTQNEAVPRGLPNPPGSANGGAHNCKPDAQLPAVAGSKPISELKSRNDIQKLNSPKTEKLGNRKRKGEHRDGHQGPPPPKVSKASHEVLQNSSPPPTNGIGGSPENFPSPVDVNLHAGPESSRTELSENDKHNKIPVNAVKPHTSSPGLVKPSSTSSLLKTAVLQQHDKSEETTGPHQPKSPRCSSFSPRNVRHDTFARQHTTYSPKDSMPSPSQRSQFLDTAQVPSPPPSLMQPSTPPMPAKRLEFSQQSVTEVSQHWQEQQVPSESQHRHTAGTLQQHTSPSCKTSSHPGESLTPHMGFSQDTSKMDSDDAASGSDSKKKKRYRPRDYTVNLDGHVTEGGVKPVRLKERKLTFDPMTGQIKPLTQKDPLQVEIPALTEQHRTETEKQEQKPNLQSPFEQTNWKELSRNEIIQSYLNRQSSLLSSSGVQTPGAHYFMSEYLKQEESTRKEARKTHVLAPNSKPTDLPGVTREVTSDDLNRIREHNWPGVNGCYDTQGNWYDWTQCISLDPHGDDGRLNILPYVCLD